The proteins below come from a single Oscillospiraceae bacterium genomic window:
- the brxC gene encoding BREX system P-loop protein BrxC, producing MNIGQMFAKPINRDIKPVVKPGQVDDATVKLELQEYVVTQELQKHFAEFFSNYRLGIGANTDRIGVWISGFFGSGKSHFLKMLSYLIDDDEVDGKPALDYFIEDNKIESQKVLDDIRAAESVDTDVILFDIASKSRTSSAAKRDVITMVFLRAFNEKLGYSYQYPRMADLERKLDAEGKLEKFRERVCELTFENWEDAVAGIDIEQDAFVQAMVEQGIMSEDAARSWCDRVGEEYSISTEDFAKLVQKHIERKGNDHHVVFCVDEVGQYIGDDSNMMLDLQALEHDLAGKCKGKAWMLVTAQEAIDKIQVVNAVDFSKIQGRFDTRLSLSSSDVAEVVKKRILKKNAAAQAELESIYPQKVDALNTIVKFSGDMPEMKLYESAADFADVYPFVPYQFNLLGKVLDAVRLFSSPGKNSSYGERSMLSMYLSTSKRIQNEEEGILVPFSAFYQGISTLVDHETSIAITNALRNNYLNPDREEICFEVEVLKVLFMVKNVQEFKAPTVQNIATLMASRMDEDRYQLEKRVEIALKKLVQQQLVQNLGDNYIFLTNEEQEVNREIAQRQVEDSEMNRELASLIFDENYRADKYRYPYLNGRYTFGFNRKIDEYDALSRPDNAVTVKIITSRGDDADENRLKMLSAGESGDHTIFVLLHDDTRLNNELRTMLQIQNYLRSGTAGRITKYRTICDAKQEEVEERRQNVKVFLKQALTEADIFVYGTKLPGSSRDFETRLNDAFKQQVERLFNHLTDIDKAVSEQDIGKLFADIGQLHMSGAGTNNSRALEDIRTKIERNSMAHTVTSLKTLLNIFTKEPYGFLPVDVEWLVAQLFVDGILTLTMNHEQISAGSRNPQEFQRLFTRVEFQERLLCDIRKHATDKQKRLVRDMMRDLFNKGVSSDDDEDLMHELQSECDKMLRSLNEQKSAYEREPYLPGKTTVQAGEALMLALTIPTNTDAFYTALEDEQDNYRDFKESYEYLRDFFNGGQIKNFREAHAAVELYKNNQSQIHDDEVKKAADAMSKILAMAEPYEKIRTLSTLRSEFMDKYNALKAQEIAPAKDYVAGCYDRILQYLDTDQCKQRFQSAVEAERDAAVSKVENVQNLNDLVLLKADANTNKIQWFNKIDDYKNAQQPVVPTPSPSSNQGGTAPAPVQPTPVVRRRVTVSIQDVTPASWQINTTAELDDYIEKLRRALEQKLSNGDTLNVDIW from the coding sequence ACTGGAACTTCAGGAATATGTTGTGACGCAGGAACTCCAAAAGCACTTTGCGGAATTTTTCTCAAATTATCGTTTGGGCATTGGGGCCAATACCGACCGCATTGGTGTCTGGATCTCCGGCTTCTTCGGAAGTGGTAAATCGCACTTTCTGAAGATGCTTTCCTATCTGATCGATGATGATGAGGTTGACGGCAAGCCAGCGCTCGACTATTTCATCGAGGACAACAAAATTGAAAGCCAAAAGGTGTTGGATGACATCCGTGCTGCCGAAAGCGTTGACACTGATGTTATCCTGTTTGACATTGCCTCCAAGAGCCGCACCAGCAGTGCAGCCAAGCGCGATGTCATCACAATGGTGTTTCTCCGTGCTTTCAATGAAAAGTTGGGCTATTCCTACCAGTATCCCCGTATGGCCGATTTAGAGCGTAAGCTGGATGCAGAGGGGAAACTCGAAAAATTCCGTGAGCGTGTTTGCGAGCTAACCTTTGAAAATTGGGAAGATGCTGTAGCCGGTATTGATATTGAGCAGGATGCTTTTGTTCAGGCGATGGTTGAGCAGGGTATTATGAGTGAGGATGCTGCTCGCAGCTGGTGTGACCGCGTAGGTGAAGAATACAGCATCAGCACTGAAGATTTTGCTAAGCTCGTGCAAAAGCATATTGAACGCAAGGGCAACGACCATCATGTTGTTTTCTGCGTTGATGAGGTCGGCCAGTACATTGGTGATGATTCCAATATGATGCTGGATCTCCAAGCGCTGGAGCATGACTTGGCGGGCAAATGCAAAGGCAAAGCGTGGATGCTCGTCACGGCGCAGGAAGCCATCGACAAGATTCAAGTTGTCAATGCAGTAGACTTCTCTAAAATTCAGGGGCGTTTTGATACGCGCCTGTCCTTGTCCTCCAGCGATGTGGCGGAGGTCGTTAAAAAGCGTATTCTGAAGAAGAACGCCGCAGCACAGGCAGAGTTGGAATCCATTTATCCCCAGAAAGTGGATGCCTTAAACACTATCGTCAAATTCTCCGGTGATATGCCGGAAATGAAACTTTACGAAAGCGCGGCAGATTTTGCGGACGTATATCCGTTTGTACCCTATCAGTTTAACCTGTTAGGTAAAGTATTGGATGCGGTTCGCCTGTTCAGCAGCCCCGGCAAGAACAGCTCCTATGGTGAGCGTTCGATGCTGAGTATGTATCTGAGCACTTCCAAAAGAATCCAGAACGAGGAAGAAGGCATTCTGGTTCCCTTCAGCGCGTTCTATCAGGGAATTTCGACACTGGTTGACCACGAGACCTCCATTGCAATTACCAACGCTCTGCGGAACAATTATCTGAACCCGGACCGCGAAGAAATCTGCTTCGAGGTCGAAGTGCTCAAAGTCCTGTTCATGGTTAAGAATGTTCAGGAGTTTAAGGCTCCCACCGTGCAGAACATTGCAACGCTGATGGCCTCCCGGATGGACGAGGACCGCTACCAGCTGGAAAAGCGCGTTGAGATTGCCCTGAAAAAACTGGTACAGCAGCAACTGGTGCAGAACCTCGGTGATAACTACATTTTCCTGACCAACGAGGAGCAGGAAGTCAACCGTGAAATCGCACAGCGTCAGGTTGAAGATTCCGAGATGAACCGTGAGCTGGCTTCTCTGATTTTTGATGAGAACTACCGCGCGGACAAGTACCGCTATCCCTATTTGAACGGCAGATACACCTTCGGCTTCAACCGCAAGATTGACGAATACGATGCCCTCTCCCGCCCGGACAATGCCGTTACCGTCAAGATCATTACTTCGCGCGGCGATGATGCAGACGAGAACCGCTTGAAGATGCTTTCTGCCGGTGAAAGCGGCGACCACACGATTTTTGTGCTGCTGCATGATGACACCCGCCTGAACAATGAGCTGCGGACCATGTTGCAGATTCAGAATTATCTGCGCAGCGGCACCGCCGGTCGTATTACCAAGTACCGGACGATTTGCGATGCCAAACAGGAGGAAGTCGAGGAACGCCGCCAGAACGTTAAAGTATTCTTAAAGCAGGCCCTCACGGAAGCGGATATTTTCGTGTACGGCACAAAGCTGCCCGGCAGCTCCCGCGACTTTGAAACCCGCCTGAACGATGCCTTTAAGCAGCAGGTGGAGCGCCTGTTCAACCACCTGACGGATATTGATAAGGCCGTATCAGAGCAGGATATTGGCAAGCTGTTCGCCGATATTGGGCAGTTGCACATGAGTGGTGCCGGTACCAATAACAGCCGCGCGCTGGAAGATATTCGCACCAAAATTGAGCGCAATTCTATGGCGCATACGGTCACTTCCCTGAAAACACTGCTGAACATTTTCACGAAAGAACCGTATGGATTCCTGCCGGTGGATGTGGAATGGCTTGTTGCACAGCTGTTTGTGGACGGCATTCTGACGCTGACGATGAACCATGAACAAATCAGCGCCGGCAGCAGAAACCCGCAGGAGTTCCAGCGTCTGTTTACGAGGGTGGAATTCCAAGAACGCCTGCTGTGCGATATTCGCAAGCACGCCACGGACAAGCAGAAACGCCTTGTCCGCGATATGATGCGCGACCTGTTCAATAAGGGCGTTTCGTCTGACGATGACGAGGATTTGATGCATGAGCTGCAAAGCGAATGCGATAAAATGCTTCGCAGTCTGAATGAACAGAAGTCGGCTTACGAAAGAGAGCCTTATCTGCCCGGCAAAACCACGGTGCAGGCTGGCGAAGCGCTGATGCTGGCGCTTACCATTCCGACCAATACGGATGCTTTCTATACCGCGTTGGAGGATGAGCAGGATAACTACCGCGATTTCAAGGAATCGTATGAGTACCTGCGGGACTTTTTCAACGGGGGGCAGATCAAAAACTTCCGCGAAGCCCATGCAGCCGTTGAACTGTACAAAAACAACCAGAGCCAGATTCACGATGACGAAGTGAAAAAGGCTGCGGATGCCATGAGCAAGATTCTGGCGATGGCAGAACCCTACGAAAAAATCCGCACCCTGTCTACCCTGCGCAGCGAGTTTATGGACAAGTACAATGCGCTGAAAGCGCAGGAAATTGCCCCGGCCAAGGATTATGTGGCAGGCTGCTATGACCGTATTCTCCAGTATCTTGACACCGACCAGTGCAAGCAGCGCTTCCAGTCGGCGGTGGAAGCCGAACGCGATGCGGCGGTGAGCAAGGTTGAAAATGTACAGAACCTGAATGATCTGGTGCTGCTGAAAGCCGATGCAAATACAAATAAGATTCAGTGGTTCAACAAAATCGACGACTACAAGAACGCGCAGCAGCCGGTGGTGCCTACACCGTCTCCATCCAGCAATCAAGGTGGTACGGCTCCCGCGCCGGTTCAGCCTACGCCGGTGGTTCGCCGCCGCGTTACGGTCAGCATTCAGGACGTGACACCGGCATCGTGGCAGATCAATACCACGGCAGAGCTGGACGATTACATTGAAAAGCTGCGCCGTGCGTTGGAGCAAAAGCTGAGCAATGGCGATACCTTGAACGTGGATATTTGGTAA
- the pglX gene encoding BREX-1 system adenine-specific DNA-methyltransferase PglX encodes MEKASLKKFAVDARRKLIEDVKFQLGLYGITENGILEPQTGTDSALIFDLGNGNTQTIKGERYVKQYRNLVEHLRGFYGAANTKQQLDQFAEEMAYTWFNRLIAIRFMEVNRYIPVRVLSSEIKGQNLPDLVKSPFAGDLEFDENEKQQIFALQDANKEDDLFRFLFFKQCNDLNRILPYLFENLNGDDSFSELLVVLSFNDPNGVVYRLVHDIDEAWFDIHAKGDDGNPVGQVQVIGWMYQYYNTDPKDKVFADLKKNIKISKENIPAATQLFTPDWIVRYMVENSLGRLWYEGHPDFDKSEWKYYLDEAQQEPQVEQQLAEIRARYANIEPEQLKVIDPCMGSGHILCYLFDVLMQIYLDNGYSRREAVRSILENNLFGLDIDKRAAQIAYFSVMMKAREYDSGFFDRSKIPQPKVYDIKESNGINRNQLKFFGNGLSDFERNEARLQLEGLLDTLTDAKEYGSILNMGSYNWDLLRSCADVAGEDAQVSMESVGLEKTVARLKPLINIGEAMGQKYDVVVTNPPYMGGNYSPALSSYLKKNYSNSKADLFAVFEERCMEMTREKVSMVTPESWMFLYTYLGIRENIFNNFIIENIVHLGFKAFDCGFGTAAFVLDKHRVNDFKGKYDRLVGYATAEEKQLNFNNAKDVYVSSNEIFRQLPNKILAYWCKESFANVLGHTAPLGNSVELNPGIKTGNNDLFLRLWYEVAKKKTASKPTLQSLSTSKNKWYYYNKGGGYHKWYGGYEHVVDFENNALNIRATISRDTYRLRNPENYFVKGILWPLIGSDKFSCRYLPENVLSDVASNTIFFHRDFNYNVMAFMNSSVFNLILNMINPTVSYPIDSIWKVPYKSEKRLNTDDIVRQNIDLAKSDWDSFETSWDFAEHPLVKWSHDLWDCTSIAATMDYYYNGERPEVSCPVELCYMLWQGECNDRFAKLKANEEELNRIFIDIYGLQDELTPEVEDKDVTVRKADLSRDIRSLLSYAVGCILGRYSLDKPGLAYAGGEWDAGKYSRFQPVADNVVPLCDEEYFGENDLVNRVVDFIKEVFGAASLEENLAFIAKALGNKGNTSREIIRNYFLKDFFADHCKIYQKRPIYWMFDSGKKNGFKALVYLHRWDADTTGRVNNNYLSPLLRTYAQQIVQENNVISASSDARTVSLAQKRLDKLKLQQAECEKYEKNIAHLAGLRISLDLDDGVKVNYVKAQTAADGKNLNVLAPLK; translated from the coding sequence ATGGAAAAGGCATCCCTTAAAAAATTTGCGGTGGACGCCCGCCGCAAGTTGATCGAAGATGTTAAATTCCAGCTGGGGCTGTATGGCATTACGGAAAACGGCATTCTGGAGCCGCAGACCGGCACGGACAGTGCGCTGATTTTTGACCTTGGCAACGGCAATACGCAGACCATCAAGGGTGAGCGCTATGTGAAGCAATACCGCAATCTGGTGGAGCATCTGCGCGGATTTTACGGTGCTGCCAACACCAAGCAGCAGCTTGACCAGTTTGCGGAGGAAATGGCCTACACATGGTTCAACCGCTTGATTGCCATCCGCTTTATGGAGGTCAACCGCTATATCCCGGTGCGTGTTCTTTCCAGCGAAATCAAGGGGCAGAATCTGCCGGATCTGGTTAAGTCTCCTTTCGCTGGCGATTTGGAGTTTGACGAGAACGAAAAACAGCAGATTTTTGCCTTGCAGGATGCGAACAAGGAGGATGACCTTTTCCGCTTCTTGTTCTTCAAGCAGTGCAATGATTTGAACCGCATCCTGCCCTATCTGTTTGAAAATCTAAATGGCGATGACAGCTTTTCGGAACTGCTGGTTGTTTTGAGCTTCAATGACCCCAACGGTGTGGTTTACCGCTTGGTCCATGATATAGACGAAGCGTGGTTTGATATTCACGCCAAGGGCGATGACGGTAATCCTGTCGGTCAGGTACAGGTTATTGGCTGGATGTACCAGTATTACAACACCGATCCCAAAGACAAGGTGTTTGCTGATTTGAAAAAGAATATCAAAATCAGCAAAGAGAACATTCCTGCCGCAACCCAGCTGTTTACCCCGGATTGGATCGTGCGCTACATGGTCGAAAACAGCCTTGGCCGCTTATGGTATGAGGGACACCCGGACTTTGATAAATCCGAGTGGAAATACTATCTGGATGAAGCGCAGCAGGAACCGCAGGTGGAGCAGCAGCTTGCAGAGATTCGCGCCCGATATGCCAACATTGAGCCGGAACAGCTGAAAGTCATTGACCCCTGCATGGGCAGCGGCCATATTTTGTGCTATCTGTTTGATGTGCTGATGCAGATTTATCTGGACAATGGCTACTCCCGCCGTGAGGCTGTGCGCTCTATTCTGGAAAACAACCTTTTTGGTCTGGACATTGACAAGCGCGCGGCACAGATTGCCTATTTTTCTGTGATGATGAAAGCGCGTGAGTATGACAGCGGCTTCTTTGACCGCAGCAAGATTCCGCAGCCCAAGGTGTATGATATTAAGGAGAGCAACGGTATCAACCGCAACCAGCTGAAATTCTTCGGCAATGGGCTTTCTGACTTTGAGCGCAATGAGGCGCGCTTGCAGCTGGAAGGGCTGCTGGATACGCTGACAGATGCAAAAGAGTACGGCTCCATTCTGAATATGGGCAGTTATAACTGGGACTTGCTGCGCAGCTGCGCGGATGTTGCCGGTGAAGATGCGCAGGTTTCGATGGAAAGTGTCGGACTAGAAAAAACTGTGGCTAGGCTGAAGCCATTAATTAATATTGGCGAAGCCATGGGCCAAAAGTATGATGTGGTCGTGACGAATCCGCCTTACATGGGGGGAAATTACTCCCCGGCACTTAGCAGTTATCTTAAAAAGAACTACTCGAATTCAAAAGCAGATTTGTTTGCGGTTTTTGAAGAACGCTGTATGGAGATGACTCGCGAAAAAGTCTCCATGGTTACACCGGAATCATGGATGTTTTTATATACCTACTTGGGCATCAGAGAAAATATATTCAATAATTTCATTATCGAGAATATTGTTCATCTTGGATTTAAGGCTTTTGATTGTGGCTTTGGAACAGCAGCCTTTGTGTTGGATAAACACAGGGTTAATGATTTCAAGGGAAAATACGACCGACTTGTGGGTTATGCAACAGCCGAAGAAAAGCAATTGAATTTCAATAACGCAAAAGATGTTTACGTGTCTTCAAATGAAATCTTTCGACAACTCCCCAATAAAATACTTGCATACTGGTGCAAAGAATCGTTTGCAAATGTCTTGGGTCACACTGCACCATTAGGAAATAGTGTTGAGTTAAATCCGGGAATAAAAACGGGAAATAACGATTTGTTTTTACGCTTGTGGTATGAAGTAGCGAAAAAGAAGACCGCATCAAAACCAACGCTACAAAGTCTTTCGACGAGTAAAAACAAGTGGTATTACTATAATAAGGGCGGCGGCTATCATAAGTGGTATGGTGGCTATGAGCACGTTGTAGATTTTGAAAATAACGCACTTAATATTCGAGCAACCATTAGTAGGGATACTTATCGGCTTCGAAATCCTGAAAATTATTTTGTAAAGGGAATTTTGTGGCCTCTTATTGGTAGTGATAAGTTTAGCTGCAGATATTTACCGGAAAATGTACTTAGTGATGTTGCGTCAAACACTATATTTTTCCATCGCGATTTCAATTATAACGTGATGGCGTTTATGAACTCATCTGTATTCAATTTGATATTGAATATGATAAACCCGACTGTTAGTTATCCGATTGATAGTATTTGGAAAGTGCCATATAAAAGCGAGAAAAGGCTAAATACAGATGATATTGTCAGACAAAATATAGACCTTGCAAAATCTGATTGGGACTCTTTCGAAACATCGTGGGACTTTGCCGAGCATCCGCTTGTAAAATGGTCACATGACCTGTGGGATTGTACGTCCATCGCCGCCACGATGGACTACTATTACAACGGCGAGCGCCCCGAAGTCTCCTGCCCGGTGGAGCTGTGCTATATGCTCTGGCAGGGCGAGTGCAATGACCGCTTCGCCAAGCTCAAAGCTAACGAGGAAGAACTCAACCGCATCTTCATCGACATCTATGGATTGCAGGATGAACTGACCCCCGAAGTCGAGGATAAGGACGTCACCGTGCGCAAAGCCGATTTGAGCCGCGACATCCGCAGCCTGCTCTCCTACGCAGTCGGCTGCATCCTTGGCCGCTACTCGCTGGATAAGCCCGGTCTTGCCTATGCCGGCGGTGAATGGGATGCCGGTAAATACTCCCGGTTCCAACCTGTGGCCGATAATGTGGTTCCCCTGTGCGATGAGGAATATTTCGGCGAAAATGACCTTGTGAACCGTGTTGTAGACTTCATAAAAGAAGTGTTCGGTGCAGCGTCGCTGGAAGAAAACCTTGCGTTCATTGCCAAGGCGTTGGGCAACAAGGGCAACACCAGCCGTGAAATCATCCGCAATTATTTCCTGAAGGACTTCTTTGCAGACCACTGCAAGATTTACCAGAAGCGCCCCATCTACTGGATGTTTGACAGCGGCAAGAAGAATGGCTTCAAGGCGCTGGTCTACCTCCACCGCTGGGATGCCGATACCACCGGCCGCGTCAACAACAACTATCTCAGTCCGCTGCTGCGCACCTATGCCCAGCAGATCGTGCAGGAAAACAACGTCATTTCTGCCAGCAGCGATGCCCGCACGGTATCGCTTGCCCAAAAGCGTCTGGATAAGCTGAAGTTACAGCAGGCCGAGTGCGAAAAGTACGAGAAGAATATCGCCCACCTTGCCGGTCTGCGCATCTCCCTTGACCTTGACGATGGTGTAAAGGTCAACTATGTCAAGGCACAGACCGCCGCCGATGGCAAAAACCTGAACGTGCTTGCACCCCTTAAATAA
- the pglZ gene encoding BREX-1 system phosphatase PglZ type A — MAKTTLRQIEDRLRIMFTPGEHRKLVFWYDESASFEDEVEQLNIPDVTIYHMEPNTQFATKWMLELEHPDESFLIYAPYAKPALEDNHLADMLFYSQEYSTDRVTMIAQDFNLDERTKLFLKEHISFFAAQDRAKKFYDFGTPVYTEDTFALAMLAVLCKCPPKPEEVVRSVLRGSLDAENESLLAFSKFGLVSDFWQVCRRLFGYNPAEKSLKDLVTCLFATYAAHAMDIDAPDAWGDRSLPEEGEVLAFLDSMMNYLPDQPRFEEFSTVAAQELNAMQTLGQLQHTNPDLLLDCTVFDAAEEQIGSWIINRLLEENTSACLKDRSIKRICEERSKTYFGSKPARAEQYSLLANACTILEALHFAPVDGIDALVAQYKDTAWQMDTAYRKFYLSYGKIERTQDIEKLQSLVENVYTNNFLDPLTVHWCQSLSRDLTTFQTERQIAFYSTNVSSVRERIVVFISDAMRYEVAQQLFEKLALDAKCDAKLTPAVSTVPSYTQLGMAALLPHVSLELQPDSTVTILGKKTNGTAARESILQASDKNNSCIQFDQMQNMRRDDLRSYFSGKNVVFVYHNQIDARGDEARTENEVFSACEEAVEELYKEIRRLSDNANIRHFIVTADHGFLYKHDPILESDKVINLPQAEIKNKRFIVSDSTAPIAGAVGYPLGQVLKTKDTRTVYTPLGSSIFKIAGGGQNYVHGGASVQEMVIPVLNIRTQSGRVETTKAGISLLPTPEVLMDRRVPLKFLQSDLVTDTVLPANYEVRIVNEMGDTISTKRTIAADKLAGCRDEERYTDVVLTLKNNPYSRERNYYFLLVDKETGETAEKRPVKIDIVKQ, encoded by the coding sequence ATGGCTAAAACGACACTGCGCCAGATAGAAGATCGCCTTCGGATTATGTTTACGCCGGGCGAACACCGCAAATTGGTGTTCTGGTACGATGAATCTGCCAGCTTTGAAGATGAGGTAGAGCAGCTGAACATCCCCGATGTGACGATCTACCACATGGAACCGAACACACAGTTCGCCACCAAATGGATGCTGGAACTGGAGCACCCGGACGAGAGTTTCCTGATTTATGCCCCCTACGCAAAACCCGCGCTGGAGGATAATCACCTTGCCGATATGCTGTTTTATTCGCAGGAGTATTCTACCGACAGGGTGACGATGATTGCGCAGGACTTCAATCTGGATGAAAGAACGAAGCTCTTTTTGAAGGAGCATATCAGCTTCTTTGCCGCGCAGGATCGTGCCAAGAAGTTTTACGATTTTGGCACACCGGTCTATACCGAGGACACCTTTGCGCTGGCAATGCTGGCCGTGCTGTGCAAATGCCCGCCGAAGCCGGAAGAAGTGGTGCGCAGCGTACTGCGCGGTTCCTTGGATGCCGAGAATGAATCGCTGCTGGCGTTTTCTAAGTTTGGGCTGGTGAGTGATTTTTGGCAGGTCTGCCGCCGTTTGTTCGGTTATAATCCGGCAGAAAAGAGCCTGAAGGATTTAGTGACGTGCCTGTTTGCCACCTATGCCGCCCACGCAATGGACATTGATGCCCCGGACGCATGGGGGGACCGCAGCCTGCCGGAGGAAGGCGAAGTGCTGGCTTTCCTTGACAGCATGATGAACTACCTGCCCGACCAGCCGCGCTTTGAAGAATTCTCCACCGTGGCCGCGCAGGAGCTGAACGCCATGCAGACGCTTGGGCAGTTGCAGCATACAAACCCAGATTTGTTGCTGGATTGCACGGTCTTTGATGCCGCCGAGGAACAGATCGGCAGCTGGATCATAAACCGCCTGCTGGAAGAAAACACGTCTGCCTGCCTCAAAGACCGCAGCATCAAACGCATCTGTGAGGAGCGCAGCAAGACGTATTTTGGCTCCAAGCCCGCCCGCGCAGAGCAGTACAGTCTTTTGGCGAACGCCTGCACCATTCTTGAAGCGCTGCACTTTGCACCGGTGGATGGCATTGACGCATTGGTTGCGCAGTATAAAGATACCGCGTGGCAGATGGATACCGCCTACCGCAAGTTCTATTTGAGCTATGGGAAGATCGAACGGACGCAGGACATCGAGAAGCTGCAATCGTTAGTGGAAAATGTGTACACCAACAACTTCCTTGACCCGCTGACGGTGCATTGGTGCCAGAGCCTGTCCCGCGACCTGACGACATTCCAGACCGAACGGCAGATTGCATTTTACAGCACAAACGTCAGCAGTGTGCGGGAACGCATCGTTGTGTTTATATCGGATGCCATGCGCTATGAAGTGGCACAGCAGCTTTTTGAGAAGCTGGCATTGGATGCCAAATGCGATGCCAAGTTGACCCCTGCAGTCAGCACAGTGCCGTCCTATACGCAGCTGGGCATGGCTGCGCTGCTGCCCCATGTCAGCTTGGAGCTTCAGCCGGACAGCACGGTGACGATTCTCGGCAAAAAGACAAACGGAACCGCAGCGCGTGAAAGCATTTTGCAGGCATCCGACAAAAATAACAGCTGCATCCAGTTCGACCAGATGCAGAATATGCGGCGCGATGACCTGCGCAGCTATTTCTCCGGCAAAAATGTGGTGTTTGTTTACCACAACCAGATTGACGCGCGCGGAGATGAGGCTCGAACAGAAAATGAAGTTTTCTCCGCCTGCGAAGAAGCCGTGGAGGAACTGTATAAAGAAATCCGCCGCCTGAGCGACAATGCAAACATCCGCCACTTTATTGTGACGGCGGACCACGGATTCCTGTACAAGCATGACCCGATTTTGGAGAGTGATAAGGTCATCAACCTGCCGCAGGCTGAAATCAAGAATAAGCGTTTTATCGTTTCAGACAGCACTGCGCCAATCGCCGGTGCAGTCGGCTATCCCTTGGGACAAGTTCTGAAAACCAAAGATACCCGCACGGTATATACGCCGCTGGGCAGCTCGATTTTCAAAATCGCCGGTGGCGGTCAGAACTATGTGCATGGCGGTGCATCGGTGCAGGAAATGGTGATTCCTGTATTGAACATCCGTACACAATCCGGTCGCGTGGAAACCACGAAAGCGGGTATTTCCCTGCTGCCCACACCGGAAGTTCTTATGGATCGCAGAGTTCCCCTGAAATTCTTGCAGTCGGATTTGGTGACGGACACAGTCCTGCCGGCAAATTATGAGGTCCGTATCGTAAACGAAATGGGCGATACCATTTCGACAAAGCGCACCATCGCAGCCGACAAACTGGCCGGTTGCCGGGATGAAGAACGGTATACTGATGTGGTGCTGACTTTGAAAAATAATCCGTATTCGCGCGAACGCAATTATTATTTCCTGCTGGTAGACAAGGAGACGGGAGAAACAGCCGAAAAGCGCCCGGTGAAAATCGACATCGTGAAACAGTGA